A section of the Cervus canadensis isolate Bull #8, Minnesota chromosome 8, ASM1932006v1, whole genome shotgun sequence genome encodes:
- the SPRTN gene encoding DNA-dependent metalloprotease SPRTN isoform X3 yields MCSIRLSEPLLKLRPRKDLVETLLHEMIHAYLFVTNNDKDREGHGPEFCKHMHRINRLTGANITVYHTFHDEVDEYRRHWWRCNGPCQNSKPYFGYVKRATNRAPSAHDYWWAEHQRTCGGTFIKIKEPENYSKKGKGKTKLGKQPVSEAEHKDKLNRGEKHLLIPFSGKGYVLGETSNCSSGKCITSHAINETQEPLSQDHSANALRPHSKTEVKFEQNGPSKKTSVASPILSTSHQNVLSNYFPKVSIANNKAFRSVNGSPKKSLTVGDSTKKSVFSSSQRRVTSSRISLRNSLKAMESTSVTVPQDAGGPEGKLPSKRPRLEDKTFFDNFFIKKEQTQSGGNDLQSSLHPPAAAQNPSSSSNQSRVVHCPVCQDEVSEAQINEHLDWCLERDSTQVKS; encoded by the exons ATGTGTTCCATCCGTCTCAGTGAACCCCTTTTAAAGCTGAGACCAAGAAAAGATCTTGTGGAG ACCCTCTTGCATGAAATGATACATGCCTACTTATTTGTCACTAATAATGATAAAGATCGGGAAGGGCATGGTCCAGAGTTTTGTAAGCATATGCATCGCATCAATCGCCTGACAGGAGCCAATATAACG GTGTACCACACTTTCCATGACGAGGTGGACGAGTACCGCCGGCACTGGTGGCGCTGCAACGGGCCATGCCAGAACAGTAAGCCGTATTTCGGCTATGTGAAGCGCGCCACCAACAGGGCACCCTCCGCCCATGACTACTGGTGGGCTGAACACCAGAGAACCTGTGGAGGCACTTTCATCAAAATCAAGGAGCCAGAGAACTACTCAAAAAAGGGCAAAGGGAAGACAAAACTGGGAAAGCAGCCAGTATCAGAAGCAGAGCATAAAG ACAAACTGAACAGAGGGGAGAAACATCTGTTAATCCCCTTTAGCGGGAAAGGTTATGTCCTAGGGGAAACCAGCAATTGTTCATCTGGGAAATGTATCACTTCACATGCTATTAATGAAACCCAAGAGCCTTTAAGTCAAGACCATTCAGCAAATGCCCTGAGACCTCATTCTAAAACTGAGGTGAAATTTGAACAGAATGGTCCAAGTAAAAAGACTTCCGTAGCATCCCCTATTCTCAGTACCAGTCATCAAAATGTCTTAAGCAACTACTTCCCGAAAGTGTCCATTGCCAACAACAAGGCTTTCAGAAGTGTGAATGGGTCTCCAAAGAAAAGTCTCACTGTGGGCGACAGCACTAAAAAGTCAGTCTTTTCCAGTTCTCAAAGGAGGGTTACATCTTCTAGGATATCTCTAAGGAACTCCTTAAAAGCCATGGAATCGACATCTGTCACTGTGCCCCAGGATGCAGGTGGGCCTGAAGGTAAACTCCCAAGTAAACGACCCAGGCTAGAAGACAAGACTTTTTTTGACAACTTTTTTATCAAGAAAGAGCAAACCCAGAGTGGTGGTAATGATCTGCAGAGTAGTTTACATCCTCCAGCTGCAGCTCAGAATCCCAGCAGTTCATCAAATCAGAGCAGAGTGGTACACTGTCCTGTGTGTCAGGATGAAGTTTCAGAGGCTCAGATTAACGAGCACTTGGACTGGTGCCTTGAACGTGATAGCACCCAAgtcaaaagctga
- the SPRTN gene encoding DNA-dependent metalloprotease SPRTN isoform X1 — protein sequence MDEDLVLALQLQEEWNLQVSEREPAQEPLSLVDASWELVDPTPDLQALFVLFNDRFFWGQLEAVEVKWSVRMTLCAGICSYEGRGGMCSIRLSEPLLKLRPRKDLVETLLHEMIHAYLFVTNNDKDREGHGPEFCKHMHRINRLTGANITVYHTFHDEVDEYRRHWWRCNGPCQNSKPYFGYVKRATNRAPSAHDYWWAEHQRTCGGTFIKIKEPENYSKKGKGKTKLGKQPVSEAEHKDKLNRGEKHLLIPFSGKGYVLGETSNCSSGKCITSHAINETQEPLSQDHSANALRPHSKTEVKFEQNGPSKKTSVASPILSTSHQNVLSNYFPKVSIANNKAFRSVNGSPKKSLTVGDSTKKSVFSSSQRRVTSSRISLRNSLKAMESTSVTVPQDAGGPEGKLPSKRPRLEDKTFFDNFFIKKEQTQSGGNDLQSSLHPPAAAQNPSSSSNQSRVVHCPVCQDEVSEAQINEHLDWCLERDSTQVKS from the exons ATGGATGAGGACCTGGTTTTGGCACTACAGCTTCAGGAGGAGTGGAACCTGCAGGTCTCGGAGCGCGAACCGGCCCAGGAGCCCCTGTCGCTGGTCGACGCGTCCTGGGAGTTGGTGGACCCCACCCCTGACTTACAGGCCCTGTTTGTTCTGTTCAACGACCGTTTCTTCTGGGGCCAACTGGAGGCGGTCGAGGTGAAGTGGAGCGTGAGGATGACGCT GTGTGCTGGGATATGCAGCTATGAAGGGAGGGGTGGAATGTGTTCCATCCGTCTCAGTGAACCCCTTTTAAAGCTGAGACCAAGAAAAGATCTTGTGGAG ACCCTCTTGCATGAAATGATACATGCCTACTTATTTGTCACTAATAATGATAAAGATCGGGAAGGGCATGGTCCAGAGTTTTGTAAGCATATGCATCGCATCAATCGCCTGACAGGAGCCAATATAACG GTGTACCACACTTTCCATGACGAGGTGGACGAGTACCGCCGGCACTGGTGGCGCTGCAACGGGCCATGCCAGAACAGTAAGCCGTATTTCGGCTATGTGAAGCGCGCCACCAACAGGGCACCCTCCGCCCATGACTACTGGTGGGCTGAACACCAGAGAACCTGTGGAGGCACTTTCATCAAAATCAAGGAGCCAGAGAACTACTCAAAAAAGGGCAAAGGGAAGACAAAACTGGGAAAGCAGCCAGTATCAGAAGCAGAGCATAAAG ACAAACTGAACAGAGGGGAGAAACATCTGTTAATCCCCTTTAGCGGGAAAGGTTATGTCCTAGGGGAAACCAGCAATTGTTCATCTGGGAAATGTATCACTTCACATGCTATTAATGAAACCCAAGAGCCTTTAAGTCAAGACCATTCAGCAAATGCCCTGAGACCTCATTCTAAAACTGAGGTGAAATTTGAACAGAATGGTCCAAGTAAAAAGACTTCCGTAGCATCCCCTATTCTCAGTACCAGTCATCAAAATGTCTTAAGCAACTACTTCCCGAAAGTGTCCATTGCCAACAACAAGGCTTTCAGAAGTGTGAATGGGTCTCCAAAGAAAAGTCTCACTGTGGGCGACAGCACTAAAAAGTCAGTCTTTTCCAGTTCTCAAAGGAGGGTTACATCTTCTAGGATATCTCTAAGGAACTCCTTAAAAGCCATGGAATCGACATCTGTCACTGTGCCCCAGGATGCAGGTGGGCCTGAAGGTAAACTCCCAAGTAAACGACCCAGGCTAGAAGACAAGACTTTTTTTGACAACTTTTTTATCAAGAAAGAGCAAACCCAGAGTGGTGGTAATGATCTGCAGAGTAGTTTACATCCTCCAGCTGCAGCTCAGAATCCCAGCAGTTCATCAAATCAGAGCAGAGTGGTACACTGTCCTGTGTGTCAGGATGAAGTTTCAGAGGCTCAGATTAACGAGCACTTGGACTGGTGCCTTGAACGTGATAGCACCCAAgtcaaaagctga
- the SPRTN gene encoding DNA-dependent metalloprotease SPRTN isoform X5 — MDEDLVLALQLQEEWNLQVSEREPAQEPLSLVDASWELVDPTPDLQALFVLFNDRFFWGQLEAVEVKWSVRMTLCAGICSYEGRGGMCSIRLSEPLLKLRPRKDLVETLLHEMIHAYLFVTNNDKDREGHGPEFCKHMHRINRLTGANITVYHTFHDEVDEYRRHWWRCNGPCQNSKPYFGYVKRATNRAPSAHDYWWAEHQRTCGGTFIKIKEPENYSKKGKGKTKLGKQPVSEAEHKGRQPGTSEKLLWCD; from the exons ATGGATGAGGACCTGGTTTTGGCACTACAGCTTCAGGAGGAGTGGAACCTGCAGGTCTCGGAGCGCGAACCGGCCCAGGAGCCCCTGTCGCTGGTCGACGCGTCCTGGGAGTTGGTGGACCCCACCCCTGACTTACAGGCCCTGTTTGTTCTGTTCAACGACCGTTTCTTCTGGGGCCAACTGGAGGCGGTCGAGGTGAAGTGGAGCGTGAGGATGACGCT GTGTGCTGGGATATGCAGCTATGAAGGGAGGGGTGGAATGTGTTCCATCCGTCTCAGTGAACCCCTTTTAAAGCTGAGACCAAGAAAAGATCTTGTGGAG ACCCTCTTGCATGAAATGATACATGCCTACTTATTTGTCACTAATAATGATAAAGATCGGGAAGGGCATGGTCCAGAGTTTTGTAAGCATATGCATCGCATCAATCGCCTGACAGGAGCCAATATAACG GTGTACCACACTTTCCATGACGAGGTGGACGAGTACCGCCGGCACTGGTGGCGCTGCAACGGGCCATGCCAGAACAGTAAGCCGTATTTCGGCTATGTGAAGCGCGCCACCAACAGGGCACCCTCCGCCCATGACTACTGGTGGGCTGAACACCAGAGAACCTGTGGAGGCACTTTCATCAAAATCAAGGAGCCAGAGAACTACTCAAAAAAGGGCAAAGGGAAGACAAAACTGGGAAAGCAGCCAGTATCAGAAGCAGAGCATAAAG
- the SPRTN gene encoding DNA-dependent metalloprotease SPRTN isoform X2 — MDEDLVLALQLQEEWNLQVSEREPAQEPLSLVDASWELVDPTPDLQALFVLFNDRFFWGQLEAVEVKWSVRMTLCAGICSYEGRGGMCSIRLSEPLLKLRPRKDLVEVYHTFHDEVDEYRRHWWRCNGPCQNSKPYFGYVKRATNRAPSAHDYWWAEHQRTCGGTFIKIKEPENYSKKGKGKTKLGKQPVSEAEHKDKLNRGEKHLLIPFSGKGYVLGETSNCSSGKCITSHAINETQEPLSQDHSANALRPHSKTEVKFEQNGPSKKTSVASPILSTSHQNVLSNYFPKVSIANNKAFRSVNGSPKKSLTVGDSTKKSVFSSSQRRVTSSRISLRNSLKAMESTSVTVPQDAGGPEGKLPSKRPRLEDKTFFDNFFIKKEQTQSGGNDLQSSLHPPAAAQNPSSSSNQSRVVHCPVCQDEVSEAQINEHLDWCLERDSTQVKS, encoded by the exons ATGGATGAGGACCTGGTTTTGGCACTACAGCTTCAGGAGGAGTGGAACCTGCAGGTCTCGGAGCGCGAACCGGCCCAGGAGCCCCTGTCGCTGGTCGACGCGTCCTGGGAGTTGGTGGACCCCACCCCTGACTTACAGGCCCTGTTTGTTCTGTTCAACGACCGTTTCTTCTGGGGCCAACTGGAGGCGGTCGAGGTGAAGTGGAGCGTGAGGATGACGCT GTGTGCTGGGATATGCAGCTATGAAGGGAGGGGTGGAATGTGTTCCATCCGTCTCAGTGAACCCCTTTTAAAGCTGAGACCAAGAAAAGATCTTGTGGAG GTGTACCACACTTTCCATGACGAGGTGGACGAGTACCGCCGGCACTGGTGGCGCTGCAACGGGCCATGCCAGAACAGTAAGCCGTATTTCGGCTATGTGAAGCGCGCCACCAACAGGGCACCCTCCGCCCATGACTACTGGTGGGCTGAACACCAGAGAACCTGTGGAGGCACTTTCATCAAAATCAAGGAGCCAGAGAACTACTCAAAAAAGGGCAAAGGGAAGACAAAACTGGGAAAGCAGCCAGTATCAGAAGCAGAGCATAAAG ACAAACTGAACAGAGGGGAGAAACATCTGTTAATCCCCTTTAGCGGGAAAGGTTATGTCCTAGGGGAAACCAGCAATTGTTCATCTGGGAAATGTATCACTTCACATGCTATTAATGAAACCCAAGAGCCTTTAAGTCAAGACCATTCAGCAAATGCCCTGAGACCTCATTCTAAAACTGAGGTGAAATTTGAACAGAATGGTCCAAGTAAAAAGACTTCCGTAGCATCCCCTATTCTCAGTACCAGTCATCAAAATGTCTTAAGCAACTACTTCCCGAAAGTGTCCATTGCCAACAACAAGGCTTTCAGAAGTGTGAATGGGTCTCCAAAGAAAAGTCTCACTGTGGGCGACAGCACTAAAAAGTCAGTCTTTTCCAGTTCTCAAAGGAGGGTTACATCTTCTAGGATATCTCTAAGGAACTCCTTAAAAGCCATGGAATCGACATCTGTCACTGTGCCCCAGGATGCAGGTGGGCCTGAAGGTAAACTCCCAAGTAAACGACCCAGGCTAGAAGACAAGACTTTTTTTGACAACTTTTTTATCAAGAAAGAGCAAACCCAGAGTGGTGGTAATGATCTGCAGAGTAGTTTACATCCTCCAGCTGCAGCTCAGAATCCCAGCAGTTCATCAAATCAGAGCAGAGTGGTACACTGTCCTGTGTGTCAGGATGAAGTTTCAGAGGCTCAGATTAACGAGCACTTGGACTGGTGCCTTGAACGTGATAGCACCCAAgtcaaaagctga
- the SPRTN gene encoding DNA-dependent metalloprotease SPRTN isoform X4, with translation MDEDLVLALQLQEEWNLQVSEREPAQEPLSLVDASWELVDPTPDLQALFVLFNDRFFWGQLEAVEVKWSVRMTLCAGICSYEGRGGMCSIRLSEPLLKLRPRKDLVETLLHEMIHAYLFVTNNDKDREGHGPEFCKHMHRINRLTGANITVYHTFHDEVDEYRRHWWRCNGPCQNSKPYFGYVKRATNRAPSAHDYWWAEHQRTCGGTFIKIKEPENYSKKGKGKTKLGKQPVSEAEHKESLQPLMWKTDQGWHKWKAEDE, from the exons ATGGATGAGGACCTGGTTTTGGCACTACAGCTTCAGGAGGAGTGGAACCTGCAGGTCTCGGAGCGCGAACCGGCCCAGGAGCCCCTGTCGCTGGTCGACGCGTCCTGGGAGTTGGTGGACCCCACCCCTGACTTACAGGCCCTGTTTGTTCTGTTCAACGACCGTTTCTTCTGGGGCCAACTGGAGGCGGTCGAGGTGAAGTGGAGCGTGAGGATGACGCT GTGTGCTGGGATATGCAGCTATGAAGGGAGGGGTGGAATGTGTTCCATCCGTCTCAGTGAACCCCTTTTAAAGCTGAGACCAAGAAAAGATCTTGTGGAG ACCCTCTTGCATGAAATGATACATGCCTACTTATTTGTCACTAATAATGATAAAGATCGGGAAGGGCATGGTCCAGAGTTTTGTAAGCATATGCATCGCATCAATCGCCTGACAGGAGCCAATATAACG GTGTACCACACTTTCCATGACGAGGTGGACGAGTACCGCCGGCACTGGTGGCGCTGCAACGGGCCATGCCAGAACAGTAAGCCGTATTTCGGCTATGTGAAGCGCGCCACCAACAGGGCACCCTCCGCCCATGACTACTGGTGGGCTGAACACCAGAGAACCTGTGGAGGCACTTTCATCAAAATCAAGGAGCCAGAGAACTACTCAAAAAAGGGCAAAGGGAAGACAAAACTGGGAAAGCAGCCAGTATCAGAAGCAGAGCATAAAG
- the EXOC8 gene encoding exocyst complex component 8: MAMAMSDSGASRLRRQLESGGFEARLYVKQLSQQSDGDRDLQEHRQRIQALAEETAQNLKRNVYQNYRQFIETAREISYLESEMYQLSHLLTEQKSSLESIPLTLLPAAAAAGAAAASGGEEGGGGAGGRDHLRGQTGFFPSPGGASRDGSGPGEEGKQRTLTTLLEKVEGCRHLLETPGQYLVYNGDLVEYEADHMAQLQRVHGFLMNDCLLVATWLPQRRGMYRYNALYPLDGLAVVNVKDNPPMKDMFKLLMFPESRIFQAENAKIKREWLEVLEETKRALNEKRRREQEEAAAPRGPPQVTPKASNPFEDEDDDEPTVPEIEEEKVDLSMEWIQELPEDLDVCIAQRDFEGAVDLLDKLNHYLEDKPSPPPVKELRARVDERVRQLTEVLVFELSPDRSLRGGPKATRRAVSQLIRLGQCTKACELFLRNRAAAVHTAIRQLRIEGATLLYIHKLCHVFFTSLLETAREFETDFAGTDSGCYSAFVVWARSAMGMFVDAFSKQVFDSKESLSTAAECVKVAKEHCQQLGDIGLDLTFIIHALLVKDIQGALHSYKEIIIEATKHRNSEEMWRRMNLMTPEALGKLKEEMKSCGVSNFEQYTGDDCWVNLSYTVVAFTKQTMGFLEEALKLYFPELHMVLLESLVEIILVAVQHVDYSLRCEQDPEKKAFIKQNASFLYETVLPVVEKRFEEGVGKPAKQLQDLRNASRLIRVNPESTTSVV; encoded by the coding sequence ATGGCGATGGCGATGTCAGACAGTGGGGCAAGCCGGCTGCGGCGGCAGCTGGAGTCGGGCGGCTTCGAGGCGCGGCTGTACGTGAAGCAGCTCTCGCAGCAGTCGGACGGGGACCGGGACTTGCAGGAGCACCGACAGCGCATCCAGGCGCTGGCGGAGGAGACGGCGCAGAACCTGAAGCGCAACGTCTACCAGAACTACCGGCAGTTCATAGAGACGGCCCGTGAGATCTCCTACCTGGAGAGCGAGATGTATCAGCTCAGCCACCTGCTGACGGAGCAAAAGAGCAGCCTGGAGAGCATCCCGCTTACCCTGCTGCCGGCTGCCGCTGCCGcgggcgccgccgccgcctctggaggggaggagggaggaggtggagCGGGGGGCCGCGACCACCTCCGGGGCCAGACCGGCTTTTTCCCCAGCCCCGGGGGCGCCTCCCGGGACGGTTCTGGGCCAGGCGAGGAAGGAAAGCAGCGAACCCTCACCACCCTGCTTGAGAAGGTGGAAGGCTGCAGGCACCTGCTGGAGACGCCGGGACAGTACCTAGTGTACAATGGTGACCTGGTGGAATACGAGGCGGACCACATGGCCCAGCTGCAGCGAGTGCACGGCTTTCTCATGAACGACTGTTTGCTGGTGGCCACCTGGCTGCCACAGCGGCGGGGGATGTATCGCTACAACGCCCTCTATCCCCTGGATGGTTTGGCTGTGGTCAATGTCAAGGACAACCCACCCATGAAGGACATGTTCAAGCTGTTAATGTTTCCTGAGAGCCGTATTTTTCAGgcagaaaatgcaaaaatcaaacGGGAGTGGCTGGAAGTGCTGGAGGAAACCAAGAGGGCCCTCAATGAAAAAAGACGCAGGGAACAGGAGGAGGCAGCGGCCCCTCGAGGGCCACCCCAAGTGACCCCCAAGGCCAGTAACCCGTTTGAGGACGAAGACGACGACGAACCAACTGTTCCCGAGATAGAAGAAGAGAAGGTGGACCTCTCAATGGAATGGATCCAAGAATTGCCTGAAGACCTGGATGTCTGTATTGCCCAGAGGGATTTTGAAGGTGCCGTTGACCTGCTGGATAAATTGAACCATTATCTAGAAGACAAGCCCAGCCCACCTCCTGTCAAAGAACTGAGGGCGAGAGTGGATGAGCGTGTCCGCCAGCTCACCGAGGTGCTAGTTTTTGAACTCTCCCCGGATCGGTCCCTGAGAGGTGGTCCCAAGGCGACCCGCAGGGCAGTTTCTCAACTAATCCGACTTGGCCAGTGCACGAAGGCTTGTGAGCTGTTTCTGAGAAACAGGGCGGCAGCTGTGCACACCGCAATACGCCAGCTCCGCATTGAAGGGGCCACCTTACTCTACATTCATAAGTTGTGCCACGTTTTCTTTACCAGCCTTCTGGAGACCGCCAGGGAATTTGAGACCGACTTTGCAGGCACCGACAGTGGCTGCTACTCTGCCTTTGTGGTCTGGGCGAGGTCAGCCATGGGCATGTTCGTGGATGCTTTCAGCAAGCAGGTGTTCGATAGTAAGGAGAGCCTCTCCACAGCGGCTGAGTGTGTCAAAGTGGCGAAGGAGCACTGTCAGCAACTGGGTGACATCGGACTCGACCTCACCTTCATCATCCATGCCCTTCTGGTGAAAGACATCCAAGGAGCCTTGCATAGTTATAAAGAAATCATCATCGAAGCCACTAAGCATCGCAACTCCGAGGAGATGTGGAGGAGGATGAACTTGATGACTCCAGAGGCCCTGGGGAAActcaaagaggaaatgaagagctGTGGGGTGAGTAACTTTGAACAATACACGGGGGATGACTGCTGGGTGAACCTGAGTTACACGGTGGTCGCGTTCACCAAGCAGACCATGGGCTTCTTAGAAGAGGCACTGAAGCTGTATTTCCCAGAGCTGCACATGGTGCTTTTGGAGAGCCTGGTGGAGATCATTCTGGTTGCTGTCCAGCATGTGGATTACAGCCTTCGGTGTGAGCAAGATCCAGAGAAGAAAGCTTTTATCAAACAGAACGCGTCCTTCCTGTATGAAACAGTCCTCCCTGTGGTGGAAAAAAGGTTTGAGGAGGGTGTGGGGAAACCTGCCAAGCAACTCCAGGACCTGAGAAATGCCTCCAGACTGATTCGCGTGAATCCCGAAAGTACAACGTCAGTGGTCTGA